In Bacteroidota bacterium, a single window of DNA contains:
- a CDS encoding rhodanese-like domain-containing protein, whose translation MFIEQLYTNCLAQAAYYIESEGEAAIIDPIRDVAAYLKLANERGAAIKYIFETHFHADFVSGHIDLAKETGATIIYGPTTKTNFPVHVATDGEILPLGKLNIKVLHTPGHTPESSCYLLYDENGKEHAVFTGDTLFVGDVGRPDLLDGLMKPEDLAGMMYDSLHNKLMPLNDDVIHYPGHGPGSACGKNIGKETFSTIGTQKLGNYALQPMSKEEFIKTITTGISPAPAYFFEDAKLNKNGYEPLADIISKALKPLSVEQFIELSRTGVNIIDTRIPDQFELGFVPKAYNFGLNGQYAIWAATLLNIHQSIIIVCEPGKEEESATRLARVGFDNIQGYLEGGFKAWEESGKRYDMVISIEPEEFAIDYNFDELNVLDVRKPGEWDNGHLGHATHFNLSDMDKNISTLNKEKTYYIHCAGGYRSMIAAAWLKSKGIDKVKNVLGGFDKIKTTGLDIVASN comes from the coding sequence ATGTTTATAGAACAATTATATACCAATTGCCTTGCACAAGCCGCTTATTATATTGAGAGCGAAGGCGAGGCTGCCATCATTGACCCAATCCGTGACGTTGCTGCCTATCTGAAGTTGGCCAATGAACGCGGTGCCGCCATCAAATATATTTTTGAAACACATTTCCATGCCGATTTTGTGAGCGGACATATAGACCTAGCCAAAGAAACTGGGGCAACTATTATATATGGCCCTACTACCAAAACTAATTTCCCGGTTCATGTAGCTACTGATGGTGAAATTCTTCCACTAGGCAAACTCAATATAAAAGTATTACACACACCCGGCCATACGCCTGAATCTTCATGTTATTTATTATATGATGAAAACGGAAAAGAACATGCCGTATTTACAGGCGATACTTTATTTGTAGGCGATGTGGGCCGACCCGATTTATTGGATGGATTAATGAAACCCGAAGATTTGGCTGGCATGATGTACGATTCCTTGCATAACAAATTGATGCCTTTGAACGATGATGTAATTCACTATCCCGGACATGGACCTGGCTCGGCCTGCGGCAAAAATATTGGCAAAGAAACTTTCTCAACCATTGGCACACAAAAGCTAGGTAATTATGCTTTGCAACCGATGAGTAAGGAGGAATTCATCAAAACAATTACTACTGGAATTTCTCCTGCACCTGCCTACTTTTTTGAGGATGCGAAATTGAATAAAAACGGATACGAACCTCTTGCAGATATAATATCAAAAGCTTTGAAACCTTTGTCTGTGGAGCAATTTATAGAATTGTCGAGAACAGGAGTCAATATAATAGATACCAGAATTCCTGATCAATTTGAGTTGGGTTTTGTTCCCAAAGCATATAACTTTGGCCTTAACGGACAGTATGCTATTTGGGCGGCAACCTTACTCAATATCCACCAAAGTATTATTATAGTTTGTGAGCCTGGCAAAGAAGAAGAATCTGCTACCCGTCTTGCCCGTGTGGGTTTCGACAATATACAAGGCTATTTAGAAGGTGGTTTTAAAGCATGGGAAGAAAGTGGTAAACGTTATGATATGGTCATCTCTATCGAACCCGAAGAATTTGCGATTGATTATAATTTTGATGAACTAAATGTACTCGACGTTCGCAAGCCTGGTGAATGGGACAATGGACATTTGGGTCACGCTACCCATTTCAACTTATCAGATATGGATAAGAATATCTCGACCCTCAACAAAGAAAAAACTTATTATATACATTGTGCAGGAGGCTACCGCAGTATGATTGCAGCCGCTTGGCTCAAATCGAAAGGAATTGATAAAGTAAAAAATGTTTTGGGTGGCTTTGATAAAATTAAAACCACAGGACTTGATATTGTAGCATCAAATTAA
- a CDS encoding NAD-dependent deacylase, with protein sequence MKHIVVLTGAGISAESGLQTFRGNNGLWNGYKVMEVASPEGWQHDYKMVLEFYNLRRQEIGKAKPNAGHKALAQLQEIAEVTIITQNIDDLHERAGSTNIIHLHGEIVKARSTIDESLLYDIGYKNIEPGDNCEKNSQLRPHIVWFGEAVPMINKAAMVVQKADIVIVVGTSLQVYPAAGLLDYAPRKATIYLVDPYPPVSSGNNIKVIENTAALGLPKLIKELAL encoded by the coding sequence ATGAAGCATATCGTTGTGCTAACAGGTGCAGGCATAAGTGCCGAAAGCGGGCTTCAAACTTTTAGGGGCAATAACGGGCTTTGGAATGGGTATAAGGTGATGGAAGTTGCATCGCCCGAAGGCTGGCAACATGATTATAAAATGGTGCTTGAGTTTTATAACCTTCGGAGGCAAGAAATAGGCAAGGCCAAACCCAATGCGGGCCACAAGGCATTGGCACAATTGCAGGAAATTGCAGAAGTGACCATCATTACCCAAAACATTGACGACCTGCATGAACGAGCGGGCTCTACCAATATTATACATTTGCATGGCGAAATAGTGAAAGCCCGAAGCACAATTGACGAATCACTACTATATGATATTGGCTACAAAAATATAGAACCGGGAGACAACTGCGAAAAAAATTCACAGTTAAGGCCCCATATTGTATGGTTTGGCGAAGCGGTTCCCATGATAAATAAAGCCGCTATGGTAGTACAAAAAGCAGATATCGTAATTGTAGTTGGCACCTCGCTGCAAGTTTATCCCGCAGCAGGTTTGCTGGATTATGCCCCACGAAAAGCCACTATATATTTGGTAGACCCCTATCCTCCTGTTAGTTCGGGCAACAATATAAAAGTGATAGAGAATACCGCTGCTTTGGGCTTGCCAAAATTGATAAAAGAATTGGCTTTATAA
- a CDS encoding LamG-like jellyroll fold domain-containing protein, producing the protein MKKYLHLIIITLLFSNVKVLSQISSNALNFDGLADYVSAPLTGVFKNIETNEVTIEAWIKPDTNKFSRILFAQLDTNDFINISIANNNEIVFYVYSGGNNSISTIDTVR; encoded by the coding sequence ATGAAAAAATACTTACACCTTATTATTATTACTTTGTTGTTTTCAAACGTAAAAGTATTAAGTCAAATTTCGAGTAACGCACTTAATTTTGATGGCCTTGCTGATTATGTATCGGCACCATTGACTGGAGTATTTAAAAATATTGAAACGAATGAGGTCACGATAGAAGCCTGGATAAAACCCGATACAAATAAATTCTCAAGAATATTATTTGCCCAACTTGATACAAACGATTTTATAAATATATCAATTGCAAATAACAATGAAATTGTGTTTTATGTTTATTCTGGAGGGAATAATAGTATATCAACTATTGATACGG